Proteins from one Bacteroides mediterraneensis genomic window:
- a CDS encoding TonB-dependent receptor encodes MRNSAFSRGSENLKWGVFFVLCWCIGVGVSAQGRALLSGKVLSSDKSIIDFATVYLKGTQYGCTTNEKGLYHLKAPAGKYTLIVSAIGFETAEKEVEILADGRSRQNMVLRPSVTELDEVVVVSNGVGRVKRSAFNAVAVDTKELQNSTQNLSEALQKLPGMKLRESGGVGSDMQLMLDGFSGKHVKVFIDGVPQEGAGTAFDLNNIPVNFAERIEVYKGVVPVGFGTDALGGVINIVTNKQRRNWFLDASYSYGSFNTHKSYVNFGQSFKNGLTYEINAYQNYSDNNYYIDNWVEEFNHENNTSISDESHIQHVKRFNDTFHNEAVIGKIGVTGKSWADRLMLNVAYSHFYKEIQNGVYQEIVFGQKHRHGFSVVPSVEYRKNNLFTKGLDVTVTANYNHNLTTNVDTAMYKYNWLGDRIPRSTAGEQNHQFSEQINTNWNATFTAVYRLGKIHSFTFNNVFSTFRRTGRSLIEKNSVLEDFDDPTKNRKNIAGLSYRLMPSEKWNLSAFGKHYSSYSEGTVQISDNSVGNNTRVSQSVRSFGYGTAGTYFLGKDIQLKLSYEKALRMPSTQELFGDGDLEAGKADLKPERSDNVNLNASYSKQWGKHGLYAEGGLIYRNTQDYIKRDLSTVGGTSYGSYTNHGRVETKGFNVSLRYSYSNWFSMGGTFNNLDIRDKEKKRAASSGQNALTYGQRIPNLPYRYANLDANFYWHDLFAKGNTLTLGWDCFYQHDFPLYWEKFGDPTTKIRVPEQLSHNLSLSYSIRNGRYNLSLECRNLTDEKLYDNFSLQKAGRAFYGKFRVYFGN; translated from the coding sequence ATGAGAAATTCAGCATTTTCGCGGGGAAGCGAAAACTTAAAATGGGGTGTATTCTTTGTATTGTGCTGGTGCATCGGCGTGGGAGTTTCTGCCCAAGGCCGTGCCTTGCTGTCCGGAAAAGTGCTTTCCTCGGACAAAAGCATCATCGACTTTGCCACTGTGTACTTGAAAGGTACGCAATACGGTTGTACGACCAATGAAAAAGGCCTGTACCACCTGAAAGCACCCGCCGGAAAATATACATTAATCGTTTCGGCCATCGGTTTCGAAACGGCAGAAAAGGAAGTGGAAATTCTTGCCGACGGACGCAGCCGGCAAAACATGGTGCTGAGGCCTTCCGTCACCGAACTGGACGAAGTAGTGGTGGTTTCCAACGGAGTGGGACGCGTCAAGCGTTCGGCCTTCAATGCAGTGGCCGTAGATACCAAGGAACTGCAAAACTCCACCCAAAACCTGAGTGAGGCGCTCCAGAAACTTCCGGGAATGAAACTGCGTGAATCGGGCGGCGTGGGTTCGGACATGCAACTGATGCTCGACGGCTTCAGCGGCAAGCACGTGAAGGTGTTCATCGACGGCGTACCACAGGAGGGAGCCGGAACCGCATTCGACCTGAACAACATTCCGGTGAACTTTGCCGAACGTATCGAGGTGTACAAGGGAGTGGTACCCGTAGGCTTCGGAACCGATGCCTTGGGAGGAGTCATCAACATCGTGACCAACAAACAGAGACGGAACTGGTTCCTGGACGCATCGTATTCCTACGGTTCCTTCAATACACACAAATCGTATGTCAATTTCGGACAAAGTTTCAAAAACGGACTGACGTATGAAATCAATGCATACCAGAACTATTCGGACAACAATTACTACATTGACAACTGGGTGGAGGAGTTCAACCACGAAAACAATACGTCCATCAGCGACGAAAGCCACATCCAGCATGTAAAGCGTTTCAATGATACTTTCCACAACGAGGCGGTCATCGGAAAAATCGGCGTGACAGGCAAGAGCTGGGCCGACCGGCTGATGTTGAACGTGGCCTACTCGCATTTCTACAAAGAGATACAGAACGGCGTGTACCAGGAAATCGTGTTCGGACAGAAACACCGTCACGGCTTCTCGGTCGTACCTTCAGTGGAATACCGTAAAAACAACCTTTTCACCAAAGGACTGGATGTGACGGTGACGGCCAACTACAACCATAACCTGACCACCAACGTGGATACGGCGATGTACAAATACAACTGGTTGGGCGACCGCATCCCCCGTTCGACCGCCGGCGAACAGAACCACCAGTTCAGTGAGCAAATCAACACCAACTGGAACGCCACCTTTACGGCTGTGTACCGACTGGGCAAAATACATTCTTTTACGTTCAACAATGTGTTCAGCACCTTCCGCCGTACAGGCCGGAGCCTCATCGAAAAGAACTCGGTGCTGGAGGACTTTGACGACCCGACCAAAAACCGGAAAAACATTGCCGGTCTCTCCTACCGCCTGATGCCTTCGGAAAAGTGGAACTTGTCGGCCTTCGGAAAACATTACAGTTCCTACAGTGAGGGTACGGTACAGATAAGCGACAACAGCGTAGGAAACAACACCCGGGTGTCACAAAGTGTCCGTTCCTTCGGATATGGAACGGCCGGCACGTATTTCCTGGGGAAAGATATCCAGCTGAAACTGTCGTACGAGAAGGCACTGCGCATGCCCAGCACCCAGGAATTGTTTGGTGACGGCGACCTGGAAGCGGGAAAGGCCGACCTGAAACCGGAACGCAGTGACAATGTGAATCTCAATGCCAGCTACAGCAAGCAATGGGGCAAACACGGACTGTATGCAGAAGGAGGACTGATTTACCGCAACACGCAGGATTACATCAAACGTGACCTTTCTACCGTAGGTGGAACCAGCTACGGCAGCTATACCAATCATGGCCGGGTAGAAACCAAGGGATTCAATGTGTCCCTTCGCTACAGCTACAGTAACTGGTTCAGCATGGGCGGCACCTTCAACAACCTGGACATCCGCGACAAGGAAAAGAAACGGGCGGCCAGCAGCGGACAGAATGCCCTGACTTACGGACAACGTATTCCGAACCTGCCTTACCGTTATGCCAACCTTGATGCCAATTTCTACTGGCACGACCTGTTTGCCAAGGGAAACACCCTTACATTGGGGTGGGACTGCTTCTATCAGCACGATTTCCCCCTGTACTGGGAAAAGTTCGGTGACCCTACCACGAAAATCCGGGTACCGGAACAGCTTTCACACAACCTGTCCCTGAGCTACAGCATCCGCAACGGACGCTACAATCTCTCGCTGGAGTGCCGGAACCTCACGGATGAGAAGCTGTACGACAACTTCAGCCTGCAAAAAGCCGGACGGGCCTTCTACGGCAAATTCCGGGTATATTTTGGAAATTAA
- a CDS encoding Cof-type HAD-IIB family hydrolase — MIKAIFFDIDGTLVSFQTHTVPASTRKALQLLREKGIKVFIATGRPKSLMMEAVGDLDFDGYVTLNGAYCFTADLQDIYKGCVPQEDIERLIRYQHTHPEMPFVFVHDNTWFLTHENEAVREIARLIHIGIPEILPIETARDKEILQIMGYFPEDKDEEIFGTVLTHCEPMRWHPLFADIIARGNSKSHGIDQMLAFYGIDLQDTMAFGDGGNDIPMLKHVGLGVAMGNAAPHIQAVADYVTASVDDAGILKALQHFHIL; from the coding sequence ATGATAAAAGCGATATTCTTTGACATCGACGGCACACTGGTTTCTTTCCAGACCCACACCGTACCAGCCTCCACCCGCAAGGCCTTGCAACTTTTAAGAGAAAAAGGCATCAAGGTATTCATTGCCACCGGACGCCCCAAATCGTTAATGATGGAGGCCGTGGGCGACCTCGACTTCGACGGATACGTCACCCTGAACGGAGCCTACTGTTTCACCGCCGACCTGCAGGACATCTACAAAGGCTGTGTACCGCAGGAGGACATCGAGCGCCTCATCCGCTACCAGCACACTCATCCGGAAATGCCTTTCGTCTTTGTGCACGACAATACCTGGTTCCTGACCCACGAAAACGAGGCGGTCCGTGAGATTGCCCGACTCATCCACATCGGCATTCCGGAAATCCTCCCCATTGAAACAGCCAGAGACAAGGAAATCCTGCAAATCATGGGCTACTTCCCGGAAGATAAGGACGAAGAGATTTTCGGCACCGTACTTACGCACTGCGAACCGATGCGCTGGCATCCGCTCTTTGCCGACATCATTGCCCGGGGAAACAGCAAAAGCCACGGCATCGACCAGATGCTGGCTTTCTACGGCATCGACCTGCAAGACACCATGGCCTTTGGAGACGGCGGCAACGACATCCCGATGCTGAAACACGTAGGCCTGGGAGTTGCCATGGGAAATGCAGCCCCTCATATTCAGGCGGTAGCCGACTACGTAACCGCCTCTGTCGATGACGCCGGCATCCTGAAAGCCCTGCAGCATTTCCATATTTTATAA
- a CDS encoding glycoside hydrolase family 16 protein has protein sequence METVDNTAWVLTWSDEFNEPTPDNRPDPNKWMYDLGHGENGWGNNELQNYTDKVENASYSEHEGRSCLKITATRTGTGYESARIKTKGKFEQQYGRFEACMKLPYGKGYWPAFWMLGADIDQNPWPACGEIDIMENKGYQPNIVSGALHFPGHSGSNPITHFYGYEDKRFDTDFHLFAIEWDEEKIDFFVDNVLYKRVKAKDVTDGEWVYNHSNKPFFILLNLAVGGNFGGNPNDNTEFPQSMYVDYVRVYKKVD, from the coding sequence ATGGAAACAGTGGACAATACAGCCTGGGTATTGACATGGTCAGATGAATTCAACGAACCCACTCCAGACAACCGGCCGGACCCCAATAAATGGATGTATGATTTAGGACACGGAGAGAACGGATGGGGAAATAATGAATTACAGAACTATACCGACAAAGTGGAAAATGCCTCCTATTCAGAACATGAAGGAAGAAGCTGCCTGAAGATTACCGCTACAAGAACTGGAACCGGTTATGAATCGGCCCGAATAAAAACCAAAGGAAAATTCGAACAACAATACGGACGCTTCGAGGCTTGTATGAAGTTGCCCTACGGAAAAGGTTACTGGCCTGCCTTCTGGATGCTCGGAGCAGACATAGACCAAAACCCCTGGCCTGCTTGTGGTGAAATAGATATCATGGAGAATAAGGGGTATCAGCCTAATATCGTCTCGGGTGCATTACACTTTCCCGGACACTCGGGAAGCAATCCCATTACTCACTTTTATGGATACGAAGACAAGCGATTTGATACCGATTTCCACCTGTTCGCTATAGAATGGGATGAGGAAAAAATTGATTTCTTCGTGGACAATGTGCTATACAAAAGAGTCAAAGCTAAAGATGTGACTGACGGAGAGTGGGTGTACAATCACTCTAATAAACCATTTTTTATCTTACTCAACCTGGCTGTAGGAGGTAATTTCGGTGGCAATCCCAATGATAATACCGAATTCCCGCAAAGCATGTATGTGGACTATGTAAGGGTCTATAAAAAAGTAGACTAA